The segment ACGACACCCCGATCATCGACAAGGGCTTCTACGTGCTCCTCGGCAACAACGTGTTCCTGTACCGCTTGCTCAAGGAGGGCCGGCGCGAGGAGTTCCGCGAGGCCGTAGCCTGGTGGGTCAACGCCACCAAGGCCTACACGGTCAAGCTCGTCAACCCCGGCAGCGATGAGCTGTGGAAGGGGCGGCGCAACGCCAACATCTCCGATCTGAACGAGAACATCGATCAATTCGACCTCACCCCGATCGATGTCATCCGTGCCTTCATCGAGACGGTCAACGACCTCGGCCTCCCGCATCCCGCGCACATCCACTGCAACAACCTGGGGCATTCCGGTAACGCCACGACCACCCTCGACACCATGCGCGCCGCCGAAGGCCGCCGGGTCCATATCGCCCATGTCCAGTTCCACAGCTACGGGGGCGAACCGGGCAAGAACCCGACCTCGCGCGGGCCGGAGATCGCGGACTACATCAACACCCACCCGAACATCACGGCCGATGTGGGTCAGGTCATGTTCGGCAAGGCCACGGCCATGACCGCGGACGCGCCCCTCGCCCACCTCTTGAAGGGCGTATCCGGCAATAAATGGGTCAATGCCGACACCGAAAACGAGAGCGGGTGCGGAATCGTGCCCTTCACCTACCAGGAAAAGGTCTATGTCCATGCGCTCCAGTGGGCGATCGGGCTCGAGCTGTTCCTGCTCTCGAAGGACCCCTGGCGCATCCTGCTCTCGACCGATCACCCGAACGGCGGCTCCTTCACGATGTACCCAAAGCTCATTCGGCTCCTCATGGACCGCGAATTCCGCAACGACGAGATCCGTAAGGTCAACCAGAGGGCCATCCGCAAGACGTGCCTCGGGGACGACCTGGATCGGGAGTACACCCTCTCGGAGATCGCGATCATCAGCCGCGCCGGCCCGGCGCGGGCGCTGGGTCTCAAGGACAAGGGGCATCTGGGCGTGGGCGCCGACGCCGACATCACTATCTACGAGGATGACCCGGACCGGGAGAAGATGTTCAGCACACCGCGCTACGTCCTCAAGGACGGCAAGCCCATCATCGAGGACCACGAGTTCCGGGCCGACCACGAAGGGCGCGTCCTGCACGCGACGCCGGCCTACGACCCCGACATCGAGAAGGCCATCCGGCCGTTCTTCGAGGACTACTACAGCATCCGGTTTGACAACTACGCCGTCTCGGACCGTTATCTAGACAACCATCAGGTGATCCCTGGCCAAGTGATCCCGGCCGCACAACAACAATAAGGATGCGCGTCGCGAACGCCGAGATCGTCGATACCTTCGCCGAGGCCTTCGCCATGTGGGGGTCACGCGTCATCATCACCGCTGTAAGCCCCGCCTGGGCGATGGCGGCGGCGCGCGCCATGACGGGCTTCGCCACCTCCGTTATCGGTTGCAAGTGCGAGGCGGGCATCGAGCGCGAGTTGTCTCCTTCCGATGCCCCGGACGGACGACCGGGTGTGAGCGTGCTGCTGTTCTCGATGAGCGCCGATTCCGTGGGCAAGCGACTCCTGGAGAGGGTCGGTCAGTGCGTCATGACGGCCGCGACCACCGCCTGCTTCAACGGCCTCACGGCCGAGCAAGAGGTGGCGGTCGGCGGTAAGCTACGTTATTTCGGAGACGGCTACCAGATCGCCAAGTTCCTCGATGGCCGGCGCTACTGGCGTATCCCCGTGATGGACGGGGAGTTCGTGGTCGAGGACCGCTTCGGTTTGAAGCCGTCCGTGGGCGGGGGCAACCTCTTGATCCTGGGCCCGGACCTTCCCGTGACCCTAGCCGCCGCTGAGGCCGCCGTGGCTGCGATGCGTCAGGTACGCGGTGTGATCCTCCCTTTCCCCGATGGCATCGTGCGCAGCGGCAGCAAACCCGGATCGAAGTACAAGAGCCTGCCCGCGTCCACCAACGACGCCTACTGCCCGACCCTGCGCGCCTTCGCGCCGGCCACCGAGGTGATCCCAGAGGCCGGGTGCGTCTTGGAGATCGTGATCGACGGGCTGGATCTGGAAGGCGTGAGACAGGCCATGCGGGTCGGGATCGGCGCCGCCGCCGCGCACGGCGCGCTCTGCATCACGGCCGGGAACTACGGCGGCAACCTGGGGCAGTACCAGATCGGCCTGCACAGTCTCGTAGCGGCGTAGGTCGAGTCCCGTGAAGCTCACCTTCCATCATAGCCCCGAGGTGCCCATCGAGGCCGAGGTCATCACCCCGGAGAGGCTCGCCGGTCTGAGCGAGGCCGAGGTCTCGGCGCTGCCGCTCCAGTACGGCAACGAGCGGGTGCCGCTCGGGGAGTTCTTCCGGGTGAGCGGGCGCTACGAGGGCGAGATCCGGGTCGAGGGCGACCTCTCCCGGGTCAAGATGATCGGCTCGGGCATGAGCGCGGGTCGGATCGTCGTCGACGGCGACGTCGGCATGCACCTGGGTACCGGGATGTCGGGCGGCGAGATCGTCGTCAAAGGCAACGCGGGCGACTGGGTCGCGCCGGACCTGAGCGGCGGGCGCATCACCATCCATGGTAACGCCGGCCACCTGGTCGGGAGCGCCTACCGCGGTAGCGCGATGGGGATCCGTGGCGGCGAGATCCTGATCCACGGCAATGCCGGAAACGAGGTCGGGAACGCGATGCGTCGGGGCCTCATCGCGATCGGAGGGGACTGCGGCGACTTCGGTGGCGTCAATATGCGCGCCGGCACCCTCATCGTGCTCGGCCGACTCGGCTCGCGCTGCGGCGCCAGCATGAAGCGCGGCTCGATCGTCTCCATGCAGCCCGCGCCACTGCTCCCGACCTTCGGCTACGCGTGCCACTACGAGCCCCTGTATCTGCGCCTGTATCTCCTGCACCTCGAGCGCCTCGGGATGTCCGTCGGCGACGCCCGCATCGAGGGCCGGTACCGGCGCTACAGCGGTGATGCAATCGAAACCAATCGCGGCGAGATCCTGCTCCTGGACGCCTGAAGCATCACTGAACCACGCCTTGTTCTCCCTCGCCCTCCGGGAGAGGATCGGAGCGAGGGGATCCCCGCACCGAAAATTAAAAAGAGGAGAGAGCCATGACCACCATCGTAACGGACAACTGCCTGCTCTGCCGGTTTACCGACTGCGTTACCGTATGCCCGGTGAACTGCTTCCACGGCGACGACGAGATGCTCTACATCGATCCCGAGGTGTGCATCGACTGCAGCGCCTGCGTCCCCGAGTGCCCGGTGCACGCCATCTACGAGGGCGAGGACATCCCGGATGATAAGAAACACTGGATCCAGATCAACGCCGAGCGCGCGCCCAACCTTCCCGAAATCGACGGCAAGCAGGACCCCCTGCCGACCGCCGAGGCGCGCAAGGCGGAGTTGGGGTACTGAGGGAACCTCGAGCCGGCGATGACGCGAAGTCGTACCAGGAACGGCGGGTGAAGCGGGCTATCGAAGAGGTTCAGAAATGAATCCGAGCGAGCAGTATCATAAATGGGTGGAATGGAGCGATGAGGATCAAGTCTACGTCGGCAAGTGTCCGGATCTGATCACGGGCATCCATGGCGACGAACCCATCCGGCTCTATGCCGAGTTGCTGGAAGTGGTCGAGGACATCGTTCGTCACTTCGAATCCGAGGGCGTCCGCTGCCGTCACCCCGTATCCAACCCATGCAGGAAGTCGCGTGAGCGGCGCGGTGTTCCGAGCGCGATCAGTCGGTAAAGCCAGGATATGAGCACCTTAGGTTCCGAACAAAACCCGCTTCGAGTGGCCATCATCGGCAGCGGCCCGAGCGGCTTCTATGCGACCGAGGCCCTCATCAAATCCGGCAAGACGGTCCGCATCGACATGCTGGAGCGGCTCCCGGTCCCCTTCGGCCTGGTGCGCAGCGGCGTCGCGCCCGATCACCCCAAGCTCAAACAGGCGATCCTCGTCTACGACAAGATCGCGCGGTCCGCCGAGTTCCGCTTTCTCGCAAACGTCACCGTGGGCCGCGATGTCACCATCGACGAGCTACGCACCCACTACCATGCGGTCCTGTTCACCTGCGGGGCCGAGACCGATAGGCGCCTGGGGGTGCCGGGGGAGGATCTGGCCGGGAGCCACACCGCCACGGAGTTCGTCGGCTGGTACAACGGTCATCCCGATTATCGCGAGCGGGTATTCGATCTCTCTCAGGAGGTGGCGGTCATCATCGGCCAAGGCAATGTCGCGGCCGACGTCGCGCGTATCCTCGCCAAGACGGTGGATGAGCTGAAACACACCGACATCGCCGGGCACGCCCTGGAGGCCCTGGCGGAGAGCCGGGTGCGGGAGATCCACGTGATCGGCCGGCGCGGCCCCGCCCAGGCCAAGTTCACCAACCGCGAATTGCGTGAGCTCGGCGAGCTCGGCGACTGCGATGGCGTCGCCGAGGCTCATGACCTGGAGCTGAACCGGGAAAGCCTCGAGGAGATCGCGGATAAGAACAACGTCGTGAGCGCCAAAAACGTCGAGATCTTCCGGAGCTTCACCGCTTCCCCGAGCGGCAAAGCTCGGCGCCTCGTCTATCACTTCTTGAAGAGCCCGGTGCGGTTGCTCGGCGAAGGAAGGCTCCAAGGCTTGGTCCTGGAGCGCAACCGGCTGCAAGGGGCGGCCTTCCAGCAAGCGGCGCGCGGGACCGGCGAGACCGAAGAGCTACCCTGCGGGATCCTGTTCCGCAGCATCGGCTACAAGGGTTTGCCCATGGCCGGTGTGCCCTTTGACGAGCGCAGCGGCGTGATCCCGAACCGGTCGGGCCGGGTCCAGGACGCCAACGGGTCCGTCGTCCCCCAGGTCTACTGCGCCGGCTGGATCAAGCGCGGCCCCACCGGGATCATCGGCACCAACCGCGCGTGCAGCGTGGACACCGTCGGCTCCCTCCTGGCCGATCTACCGAACCTCGACGCGACCCCCAGGGCCGGCGCAGACGCCCTCTATCCCCTGCTCGAAACGCGCGGCGTGCGGGTGCTCTCCTATCCCGAGTGGCTCAAGCTCGACACCGCCGAGGTCGAGCGCGGCAAACCCAAGGGCAAACCCCGCGAGAAATTCACCCGCATCGAGGAGATGCTCACCGTCCTCGGTTGACCAGCAGCCGGGGACGCATAGCACCAATACCGGCCCGATAACGATGCGTGCAGGTCGATGATGCCTACAACTCTTAGTGTCGTCGTAGTGGGCAGCATGAATCCTGCGATTCATCACCCTGCATGGTACCTTGCGGGCGGGAGCCTAACGCCTGAGCAATCGGAGGCCATCTCTGTCCGCGGAGGTGTTGTGATCGTTCCTCAGTTCGCGCGGTTCGAGACCGACAGATGGCGCGTGGAGTGCCTTCCGGATCGGTGGACGATCTTCACCCTTTTGAACGACGCAGTAGACAACGTCGTAGACATCGCGTGCAGCACGTTCGAGCGCCTGCGCGAAACACCAATCTCGGCGTTCGGCCTGAACTACGACCATTCTGGAGTTCTCCGGGGTGGTACAGCCCCCTTCGAGCGGCTAATGTCGACGCTGAACCTGGAATTTTATGGCGTTCGGCAGGTTGCGTTCGCCCGTGCTATGGATCCGATCTCTTTCCGCGGTGTCACACTGCGCCGGCAGTTGAACGTGGTCTTGGAAGTAAAGGCCGAGGCGCCAGCGGTGCTGCACTCAAATGTTCATCACGACATAGAGCTCGCGCAGAGCGGCTATTTCGACCTGTCTCCACCGCTGCGAACCGCGTACGCCGACGCAACGTTCGTCACGAATGCTTTGGCTGATACACTATTGGTGGGTGAGGAGGCACAGAATGCCCATAATGCATGACGGGGTTCAACGCGCGTCGACAAGTCTGCGGATAGCGCCTTCGCCGACGGCGGTTAGAGAGGCTGGCCCGGTTAGCCAGCCGCAGGTCCCACTCGATCGGGGGATCTACGAAGGCACTTTGACAAGATCCGCAGCTTTCCATGCGTATCCCTCTCCGACACCTTCGGCGCCAATATTTCCGGTGCCAGTTGAGTGGCTGTCCCGTGTGGAACCGACACGCGATCGACTGGAAGGGATAAGAGCAGAGTTCGAATCGTGTATGAAAGCGAGAGGTGCTCGTGCACGAGAAGAGATTTTTCAGCGATTGCTTTGGGCTGATCCGTCAGATATACTCGCGGTTGGCTTTGAACAATACGCGGCGCGTGGCAATGGCGATCGCCTCGTATTGACGGCCGACCTTCTGGCGTGCGCTGGGTCTAGAGCTTACGAAGCCCTAGAACGTTTGACCAGATGGTATCGTCCCGAGCTCATTTACTTTGTCGATGGAATGGCGACATCCGACAAGCTAACCAGCGATGAGAAAGGAGAGCTCTTGGTTCGTATCGCCCGAGCGGCGCACGATGATGTAGACCTCCGTGAACGCTTAGAGTCGGCTCTCACATGGCTTTCGGCTGCTTTGCGGGGTCGGATCCGGGAGCGGATGAGGTCCCAAAGTATCACTGAGCGTGCAGCCTAGCGAGTCATGTTTCGGCAGGGGATGCCCTGGTTGTTGCGCCGGATCGAGCGCCCAAGTAAATGGCGAATGGCTACTGTAGAATCCGCCGACATTTCGGAAGTGTTCGCGAGCTTACCTGAAGACATCTCGGTCTACCAAGTCGCCACCGATATTCAAGAAGCAGAGGTAGCGGCGGCCCTATGGCTAACGAAGGGGGCAAGTCTCAAAGACCTAATGCACCTGCTACGGATTTCGGTCGAAGATGTCGCAGCGGCAGGACTGCAGGTTAAGGAGACCTCAGGCGTCACCGATGTGCGTCATATCGACGTGATGCATCGAGATCTCGTCGGAGATCTAGCGATGTTTAGAGGTTTGGCGCGCCAGATCGTTGCACGAAGTCGCGCCGGCGAAGATACGGTGCGGACTGTGGCAGGACAGGGGTTATCGCAGCGAATAGCAGACTTCCTGGAATCTGGCGACATTGGGGAAAGCTCGATACAGAAAGGGAAGAAGGCATTGGAAAAAGCTGACCAAACTTGGCCCAGGCAGTGACGGCGATCCCATCGCATACAGGGCCGGCGCAGACGCCCTCTATCCCCTCCTCGAAACGCGCGGCGTGCGGGTGCTTTCCTATCCCGAGTGGCTCAAGCTCGACACCGCCGAGGTCGAGCGCGGCAAACCCAAGGGCAAACCCCGCGAGAAATTCACCCGCATCGAGGAGATGCTCGCCGTCCTCGGCTAGCTAGCTCATAATCAGATCTATCGTGACCCGGTTCAGGGCGCGAGAACGTCACCGACCGCCACCTGCCGGCAGCGAGGAATGTCCGGTCCCCTTATCCGGTATCTTGGCGCCGCGACGATCCGCAAGGCCGCGTCGTGAAGCTCCATTACGTCCACGACCCCATGTGCAGTTGGTGCTGGGCCTTTGGGCCCGCATGGAGGGAGATCCGCGCGCGGCTCCCGTCGCGCATCGCCACGGAGCGGGTTTTGGGCGGCCTCGCCCCCGACACCCGCGAACCGATGCCCGAAGCGATGCGGCAATATATTCAAGGAACGTGGCGCCGGATCGAACGCGAGGTACCCGGGATCCGGTTCAACTACGGGTTTTGGAACCGCTGCCGTCCCAGGCGCTCGACCTATCCCGCCTGCCGCGCGGTGATTGCGGCGATCTCGCGAGGACCTGAGTTCGAGGAACCGATGATCGAGGCCATCCAGCGGGCCTATTATCTCGAAGCCCGCAATCCGTCCGACGACGAAACCTTGATCGCGCTCGCGGAGGCGACGGGCTTGGAGCGCGAGCGCTTCACGCTGGACCTCAACAGCGCTGCGACGCAGGTGGAGCTGGGCCGCCAGATACGATTCGCCGCGCGCCTGGGCGCCCGAGGATTTCCCAGCTTGATCCTGACCGCGGGCGGGGAGGCGCGGCCGATCGCCTATGACTATCGCGACCCTACCGTGGTGTTGGAGCAACTCGGGCTATGAGCGCCGTTGCCTCCAATACCCATCGGGTTCCCGGGTATCGATGCAGTAAAATGATCGCAACGGCCCCTTCATCATCATCACTATCACGGCATTGCGCATGAGCATCCCGCTCCAGGAATCTATTCCGTCTTTGCTCCCAGCCCCTTACGGGCGGATCAACGGGGCAGCGGCAAATCCACCGAGCTCGGGCGGGTCTGCAAGGACCTCGAGAACCCGATCGATGGCGAGGCGGGATACTTCGTCGTCCGGGTCCAGGCGGACGACGAGCTGGATCGCAACGACATCGACTTCCCCGAGGTCCTGCTCGAAGAGGCCGAGCATACCGCCCTCCAAGAGGCAGAGCCGTTGATGCGGCGGGCGCTCGCCATCGACGAGCAGAGCCATGGCCCGGAGCACCCCGCTGTCGCCCACGACCTCAACAACCTCGCCAACCTGCTCGCGATCACCAATCGCCTCCCCGAGGCCGAATCCTTGAGCCGGCGTCACCTGGCCATCTTGCTCGACTTCACCCGCCGCACCGGCCATCCGCATCCGAACCTCGACGCGGGCCTGGCGAACTACAAGGCCATCCTCAAACACCGGGGCCGGAGCGAGGCGGAAGTCGAGGCCGACATCAGGGCCTTACAAGAACAATCCGGGGAGTCGGCGGCGTCGAACCGAAATTCCTCCTTGTAGTTGTAAACGGTGCGCGGGGGAACGAAGCCCGGCGTCGCCTCAGGATCCGCTGAAAGGCGCCCTACCCCGCCCGGTACGGCCCGCATGCCCGGCGCGATCCCGGTAGCGCGGTTCCCCCTGCTATCATCCGCGGACAACCACCACAAGGAGCCGCTCATGTACCGGCGCGTATTGGGGAGTCTCGTCGCGTTCGTCCTGGCATCGGCGGCCGCTCATGCCGCGACTGCCGGCCCAGAGGTCGAGTCATTCTCGCCGCAAGGCACGGTCAAGGGCGTGCGGCAGGTGGCGGCGCGCTTCAGCGAGCCGATGGTGCCGTTCGGGGATCCTAGGCTCGGCGAGCCGTTCGCCATCGACTGCCCGGAGGCGGGCAAGGGGCGTTGGGCGGATTCGCGTAACTTCGTTTACGACTTCGAGCGCGATCTGCCGGCCGGGGTGCGTTGCACCTTCACCCTCAAGCCCAAGCTCAAGACCCTGGACGGCAAGCCCCTGACCGGCACGCAGGCGTTCTCGTTCTCGACCGGGGGGCCCGCGGTGCGCCTCTCGGCGCCTTACGAGGGCGCGAGCGACATCGACGAGGAGCAAGTTTTCGTCCTCGGGCTCGATGCCGTGGCCGTCGCGGCCTCCATAGAAGAGCACGTCCATTGCGCCATCGAGGGGATCGCCGAGCGCGTGGGTGTGCGGCTCGTCGCGGGCGAGGAGCGTAAGACCGTCATTGAGGGGCGGCGGGGTTTCCTCCGGGATTACGCTCAAATCGTTCTGCGCAGCGGCGAGGCCGAACCCGATCCGGGGCGTTTGCGGGCCATCGTCGAGGGCGAGGACTCGCCCATCGTCGTCCTGCAATGCCAGAGGCGCTTTCCCAGTGCCGCCGACGTGAAGCTCGTGTGGGGCAAGGGCGTGACCGCGAAGACCGGCATCGCCACCGAAGAGGACCAAACGCTGGCCTTCAAGGTACGCGACGAATTCCGGGCGAGCTTCTCCTGCGAGCGGGTCAAGCGCGATCGGGGCTGCATCCCGTTCCTGCCCCTGTCCCTGAACTTCAGCGCGCCCATCACCCGCGCGGATGCCGGGGCGATCACGCTCGAGGACGCGGACGGCACGCA is part of the Pseudomonadota bacterium genome and harbors:
- a CDS encoding formylmethanofuran dehydrogenase subunit A; the protein is MGSAALRITNGRVYDPANGVDGRVQDLCIQDGKIVAEVPAGARKIDATGMVVMPGGVDIHCHIAGPKVNLARKLQPEDKRLDVVSSTPYTRSGSGGIIPSTFATGYRYAAMGYTTAMEAAVTPIGARHVLEEFHDTPIIDKGFYVLLGNNVFLYRLLKEGRREEFREAVAWWVNATKAYTVKLVNPGSDELWKGRRNANISDLNENIDQFDLTPIDVIRAFIETVNDLGLPHPAHIHCNNLGHSGNATTTLDTMRAAEGRRVHIAHVQFHSYGGEPGKNPTSRGPEIADYINTHPNITADVGQVMFGKATAMTADAPLAHLLKGVSGNKWVNADTENESGCGIVPFTYQEKVYVHALQWAIGLELFLLSKDPWRILLSTDHPNGGSFTMYPKLIRLLMDREFRNDEIRKVNQRAIRKTCLGDDLDREYTLSEIAIISRAGPARALGLKDKGHLGVGADADITIYEDDPDREKMFSTPRYVLKDGKPIIEDHEFRADHEGRVLHATPAYDPDIEKAIRPFFEDYYSIRFDNYAVSDRYLDNHQVIPGQVIPAAQQQ
- the fhcD gene encoding formylmethanofuran--tetrahydromethanopterin N-formyltransferase → MRVANAEIVDTFAEAFAMWGSRVIITAVSPAWAMAAARAMTGFATSVIGCKCEAGIERELSPSDAPDGRPGVSVLLFSMSADSVGKRLLERVGQCVMTAATTACFNGLTAEQEVAVGGKLRYFGDGYQIAKFLDGRRYWRIPVMDGEFVVEDRFGLKPSVGGGNLLILGPDLPVTLAAAEAAVAAMRQVRGVILPFPDGIVRSGSKPGSKYKSLPASTNDAYCPTLRAFAPATEVIPEAGCVLEIVIDGLDLEGVRQAMRVGIGAAAAHGALCITAGNYGGNLGQYQIGLHSLVAA
- a CDS encoding formylmethanofuran dehydrogenase subunit C codes for the protein MKLTFHHSPEVPIEAEVITPERLAGLSEAEVSALPLQYGNERVPLGEFFRVSGRYEGEIRVEGDLSRVKMIGSGMSAGRIVVDGDVGMHLGTGMSGGEIVVKGNAGDWVAPDLSGGRITIHGNAGHLVGSAYRGSAMGIRGGEILIHGNAGNEVGNAMRRGLIAIGGDCGDFGGVNMRAGTLIVLGRLGSRCGASMKRGSIVSMQPAPLLPTFGYACHYEPLYLRLYLLHLERLGMSVGDARIEGRYRRYSGDAIETNRGEILLLDA
- a CDS encoding ferredoxin family protein, with product MTTIVTDNCLLCRFTDCVTVCPVNCFHGDDEMLYIDPEVCIDCSACVPECPVHAIYEGEDIPDDKKHWIQINAERAPNLPEIDGKQDPLPTAEARKAELGY
- a CDS encoding pilus assembly protein HicB, producing MNPSEQYHKWVEWSDEDQVYVGKCPDLITGIHGDEPIRLYAELLEVVEDIVRHFESEGVRCRHPVSNPCRKSRERRGVPSAISR
- a CDS encoding NADP oxidoreductase, with translation MSTLGSEQNPLRVAIIGSGPSGFYATEALIKSGKTVRIDMLERLPVPFGLVRSGVAPDHPKLKQAILVYDKIARSAEFRFLANVTVGRDVTIDELRTHYHAVLFTCGAETDRRLGVPGEDLAGSHTATEFVGWYNGHPDYRERVFDLSQEVAVIIGQGNVAADVARILAKTVDELKHTDIAGHALEALAESRVREIHVIGRRGPAQAKFTNRELRELGELGDCDGVAEAHDLELNRESLEEIADKNNVVSAKNVEIFRSFTASPSGKARRLVYHFLKSPVRLLGEGRLQGLVLERNRLQGAAFQQAARGTGETEELPCGILFRSIGYKGLPMAGVPFDERSGVIPNRSGRVQDANGSVVPQVYCAGWIKRGPTGIIGTNRACSVDTVGSLLADLPNLDATPRAGADALYPLLETRGVRVLSYPEWLKLDTAEVERGKPKGKPREKFTRIEEMLTVLG
- a CDS encoding DsbA family protein: MCSWCWAFGPAWREIRARLPSRIATERVLGGLAPDTREPMPEAMRQYIQGTWRRIEREVPGIRFNYGFWNRCRPRRSTYPACRAVIAAISRGPEFEEPMIEAIQRAYYLEARNPSDDETLIALAEATGLERERFTLDLNSAATQVELGRQIRFAARLGARGFPSLILTAGGEARPIAYDYRDPTVVLEQLGL
- a CDS encoding tetratricopeptide repeat protein; translation: MRRALAIDEQSHGPEHPAVAHDLNNLANLLAITNRLPEAESLSRRHLAILLDFTRRTGHPHPNLDAGLANYKAILKHRGRSEAEVEADIRALQEQSGESAASNRNSSL
- a CDS encoding Ig-like domain-containing protein, whose protein sequence is MPGAIPVARFPLLSSADNHHKEPLMYRRVLGSLVAFVLASAAAHAATAGPEVESFSPQGTVKGVRQVAARFSEPMVPFGDPRLGEPFAIDCPEAGKGRWADSRNFVYDFERDLPAGVRCTFTLKPKLKTLDGKPLTGTQAFSFSTGGPAVRLSAPYEGASDIDEEQVFVLGLDAVAVAASIEEHVHCAIEGIAERVGVRLVAGEERKTVIEGRRGFLRDYAQIVLRSGEAEPDPGRLRAIVEGEDSPIVVLQCQRRFPSAADVKLVWGKGVTAKTGIATEEDQTLAFKVRDEFRASFSCERVKRDRGCIPFLPLSLNFSAPITRADAGAITLEDADGTQYRPTVPGDPRVAFVEDVAFKGPFPENIELTLAVPAGLQDDAGRTLANQASFPLKVKTDEVPPLVKFPATFGIVELHADAALPVTLRNLEALLPLPPLPAPGASPPPLSAAPDVTNAPEPKPASGLTKWWQDLRERLLPEPSEVQGRRLRIEDPKAIPGCGASWSCKKTKATTTTRWTNTSSSTVRARSRCSTQQRPPRPSSSPSRSAGAPLRSSGSPSRDRASMSSSWRARASGPRSTARTCRSTPSRPCSSQTWVYT